A stretch of Gymnodinialimonas phycosphaerae DNA encodes these proteins:
- a CDS encoding VPLPA-CTERM sorting domain-containing protein: MSKILSGVALCVSLVVGSAATATTVTFDTFASTNPDPLSPTVTINDSVANQFAVTIALGAGDVGTLGGVFFDVAAPTTSVNGTTYLAVAPTAAALSVSNFTYHTDANGFTAHGISTGLCSNNTNLNGFGGSLPLFEIAVCYRSTGNPNGRPTNGLTSVSFIISDATGLLTLDQFQGVGLRYQQASTRSGSDKLFGVLPPSPVPLPAGGFLLLGALGALSARRRRATA, translated from the coding sequence ATGAGTAAGATTTTGTCTGGGGTGGCGCTATGTGTATCCCTCGTTGTTGGCAGTGCCGCAACTGCGACAACTGTTACCTTTGATACTTTCGCGTCGACCAATCCGGATCCGCTGTCGCCAACCGTGACTATTAATGACAGTGTAGCGAACCAATTCGCCGTGACAATTGCGCTAGGCGCAGGCGATGTCGGCACATTGGGTGGTGTGTTTTTTGACGTCGCAGCGCCAACGACCTCGGTCAACGGAACGACGTATTTGGCCGTTGCGCCGACAGCCGCCGCGTTGTCAGTGTCAAATTTCACCTATCATACCGATGCCAACGGGTTTACCGCGCATGGCATTAGCACGGGCTTGTGTAGCAATAACACAAACCTGAATGGGTTTGGCGGGTCGTTGCCGCTATTCGAGATCGCCGTTTGCTATAGAAGCACGGGCAATCCGAATGGTCGTCCGACGAATGGCCTGACCTCTGTGTCGTTCATCATTTCTGACGCTACAGGGTTGCTGACGCTGGACCAATTCCAAGGTGTCGGTTTGCGGTATCAACAAGCAAGTACCCGTTCCGGAAGCGACAAGCTTTTTGGCGTTTTGCCACCGTCGCCCGTGCCGCTCCCTGCCGGAGGGTTTTTGCTGCTCGGCGCTCTGGGCGCATTGTCTGCCAGGCGACGACGCGCGACTGCCTGA